The following is a genomic window from Dryobates pubescens isolate bDryPub1 chromosome 29, bDryPub1.pri, whole genome shotgun sequence.
GGACTTGGGAATCAAGACACTGAGAGACTATGACAGGATTAGTCCTGCCCACTACGAAAGAATGCAGTTTGAATTTGTGTTCACAGCACTCTTTctaggaaaatgaaaagataCCTCTCTAGTTTTGCAAGCATCTCAGAATACCAAAAGGGAAAGATTGGGACTTTTCACTAGTATAAAATTTCTTCACCTTTGAAGTGATTCAAATTGCACTGTATTGCCATAACTGCACACCCAACCGGCTGAAACTGTCGCGTTGAGCCTACCTGTGAAATACAGTACAGTTCAGAATGAGGAGATTTAAGAGAATgtctccatttcattccatcctGTATGCAAAGCCAGGTCTTCATTCTAAAGTGTGAAGTACCCAGACAGTAACTATTGTGTTTAGGGGAATGCAGTTCAATACAAAACATTATTTTCCAAATCACTGAAGGTGTGCTTTGTTATGTGTCTGCTTTGTTTTAAAGGGAGTGAAAAGAAGACTGAGTGTAATGGTCTGCTCAGTTCCACATTGAGAAATGCTGGCAATGCTACACTGTGGAAAAAAGCAAATTGGGGCTTTTCTTGCATGTATTCTTATTTTTTCAAGTGTTTTCCTCTGCTACATGAAAGATCTTCAGCTACTGAATAACACAGCAAGGAAAAACTTCCCCCAAGCAGCTACAACAACAGCCAGTCCAGTGATTGAGCTTTGTAGGGTAAACTCTGCTCAGAATGCAATAACACCATTAAAAGATAACAGAACTTTTATTATAACCCCTTACTTTGATGACAGAGAAAGGAAACTCACTCGTGTGATTGGGATTGTTCACCACAAGGATGTGAAAGAACTGTACTGCTGGTTCTGCTGTGAGCCTGATGGAAAGATCTATGTATCCAAAGCAGATATTGATGTTCACACAGACAGGTTTGATTTCCCTTATGGTGCAACAGATATAATTTGTTTGGAACCTAGAAGCTGTGATCCCACACATGTATCCATTCATCAGTTTCCACACGGGGATATTGACCAGCTGCCAAGGTTTGAAATTAAAAACCGGAAGGCTGAGCCCTTTTCTGTAGACTTCACCCTCTGCATCTCTGCCATGTTTGGAAACTACAACAATGTCTTGCAGTTCATACAGAGTATGGAAATGTACAAGATTCTTGGGGTACAGAAGGTGATGATCTATAAGAACAACTGCAGCCACCTGATGGAAAAAGTCTTGAAGTTTTATATAGAAGAAGGAATTGTAGAGATAATTCCCTGGCCAATAGACTCACATCTCAAGGTGTCTAGTAGGTGGCATTATTCCATGGACCCCAAAGACCTTGGCTACTATGGACAAATCACAGCTCTAAATGACTGTGTGTATCGTAACATGCGGAGGAGCAAGTTTGTGATTCTTAATGATGCTGATGAGATAATTCTTCCCCTTAAGCACCCAGACTGGAAAACGATGATGGACAGCCTTCAGCAGCAAAATCCAGGGGTTGGCGTTTTCCTCTTTGAGAATCACATCTTTCCCAAAACTGTAACTACTCCTGTGTTCAACATTTCATCCTGGAATGCTGTGCCAGGTGTTAACATACTGCAGCATGTTCACAGAGAGCCcgacaggaaagaagttttcaaTCCCAGGAAAATCATAGTGGATCCAAAAAAAGTGATTCAGACCTCAGTCCACTCTGTCCTGCGTGCTTATGGCAGGAGTGTGAATGTCCCTATGGATTTTGCCCTCGTTTACCACTGTCGGGTGCCCCTTCAAGCAAGCCTTCCCAGAGAATCCCTCATCAGGGACACAACACTGTGGAAATACAACTCATCATTAATCATGAATGTTAATAAGGTGCTACATCACACCGTGCTGCAAAATCAAGGGAGGGAAAGTGCAGAGCCAGTGTACGGTAGTGAAGCAGAGGATGTCACTTAGAGGTCGTAGTAAAATCTCAACCGCATGAAGTTTACACCTTACAGAAATTTAGGAGAACATGCCTTTTGTACGACACAAAGGTAATTGCAGTGGATTTGTAAACTAATAAAGGCATCTAGGGAAGTGATTttcaatcaaaaaaaaaaaagattgcttGAGCCAAGAAGGGTGGTTGAGGCCACAGCCCACTGTTTGCTGGAGATGTTTGCACATGGTTGAAGAGTGCCTCATGACATTATTATATGCAGCACACTGGTGTGCCATATTTCTTCTCCGGGATACATCCCTTTGGAGACAAATTAGTCATCTTTGGCGACAAATTTAGTCATCTTTGGCTCTGAAAGTTACCTCTGCTGGGTATGCCACAATTTATTTGCAGCACTAAAATTTAAAGGTGTTGCAATAGGCCATTGATGTCATGTTCATGTCAACAAAATGCACTGTACAGTTAATTTATTACTCACAGCAGCAAAAGTCTGTTATTTATTGTCCCCACCACTAGAAAACTCCCACCACAGAAGCAGTGAAAATGCCAATGTTGTATTTTGCAGGGATAACTGACAcggcattttgggacatggtttagtggccatggtggtggtaggtTGCTGATTGcagttgatgatcttagaggtcttttccaatctgaacgattgattctgtgatgatggtTCTATGTttatttcatgattctatgattcgacCAGCAGCTGCCATCTCTAAATAAAGTCCAAGTACCGCCGTAAACGACTGGCCTTCATCATGATGTAATTACCGAATTTCCTTGGACTTTCTCAATGATTTCTTCACATTCAGAAAACGCAGCTGCTTGCTCGCGTTACTCCATTTTACACAAGCGCAAACCTTCGCGGGGCAGCCGGTACCGGCGTGCAGCAGCCCCCGGGGGCCGGGCCGGTGCATCGAGACTCCAGACCCGGGCGAGCGGTGCGTGGGCGAACGGCCCCGCCCGGAGCAGCGCAGGGTGCGGCCCCTCCAGCGGCAAGCGCCGGGACCAAGCGTTCCCGACATGCTGGTTGGGGTGACACACAGGGAGTCGGGAaaggggtgggaggggtccgGGAGTGCCGGCTAACAGCCGCTGCCTGTGCGGGGCTCCGGCGGCGGGAGCGTCCCTGCTCCGCTGCCCTCCCCAGGtgccagaggagcagggcagcggGGAAGCTACTGCCCGCAGGTTCGTCCGGTCAGACTGCTGGGAGCAAGGAGAGTGTCGGGCTGCAGCTGCGCTGGGGATCCTGCATCACTCGCAGAAGAGGCTGGACAGGCTCGGGAGTTTATTACCACTCGAGAAATAGCAAATTAGATGGTGGGCAGCTGTTGCGTTCCTTATGTTTCAGTACTCGCGCTAACCGCGTAAACGGTAAGTTGCGCAACCTGGTTTGTTGAGTCTCCGCCTGGACGCGCTCCGTGCCTGCAGTGCAATTTCAGAGTCAAGGCAGCGGTGCCCTGGAGAGCGGCTTCGGCGTGCGCTGTGGGTTAGCCTCGGGTGGTAGCtgagccccacacagctcctcCCGTCCTCCCCACCCCGCAgtgggatggccaagggcaaaAGTGAGAACTCGTGGGTTGGTAAACACAGTTTATGACGCAAAGCAAAGCTCCGCGGACAAGCAAGGCATTTATTCGCTGCATGCCATCAGCAGGTAGGTTTTTTGGCCATTTCCAGGAAGGTAAGCCTGCAGCACGTGTAACAGTGACTTGAGAATTCAGGTGCCACGATACTACACGtctgccccttcctcctccttcccccagctttcAGTGCTGAGCATGGTGCCATGTGGTGTGGAAGAGGCTTTGAGCGAGTTTCGTTCAATAGTCTGAGCTGTGCCCCCTGCAAGCTTCTTGTGACAGCCTGCGCCTCCGGGGAGGGGAACCAGCGTGGGAAGCTGAGAAGACGTTGGCACTGTCTAATCGCTGTTCAGCAACA
Proteins encoded in this region:
- the LOC104306565 gene encoding uncharacterized protein LOC104306565, which gives rise to MLAMLHCGKKQIGAFLACILIFSSVFLCYMKDLQLLNNTARKNFPQAATTTASPVIELCRVNSAQNAITPLKDNRTFIITPYFDDRERKLTRVIGIVHHKDVKELYCWFCCEPDGKIYVSKADIDVHTDRFDFPYGATDIICLEPRSCDPTHVSIHQFPHGDIDQLPRFEIKNRKAEPFSVDFTLCISAMFGNYNNVLQFIQSMEMYKILGVQKVMIYKNNCSHLMEKVLKFYIEEGIVEIIPWPIDSHLKVSSRWHYSMDPKDLGYYGQITALNDCVYRNMRRSKFVILNDADEIILPLKHPDWKTMMDSLQQQNPGVGVFLFENHIFPKTVTTPVFNISSWNAVPGVNILQHVHREPDRKEVFNPRKIIVDPKKVIQTSVHSVLRAYGRSVNVPMDFALVYHCRVPLQASLPRESLIRDTTLWKYNSSLIMNVNKVLHHTVLQNQGRESAEPVYGSEAEDVT